Proteins from one Nicotiana tabacum cultivar K326 chromosome 23, ASM71507v2, whole genome shotgun sequence genomic window:
- the LOC107803141 gene encoding LOW QUALITY PROTEIN: L-lactate dehydrogenase B (The sequence of the model RefSeq protein was modified relative to this genomic sequence to represent the inferred CDS: deleted 1 base in 1 codon) produces MQKSTSSSSFGPGGLDLSQTFFKSISNTAPPSPTKRHTKISVIGVGNVGMAIAQTILTQDLADELALVDAKSDKLRGEMLDLQHAAAFLPRTKIQASMDYSVTSGSDLCIVTAGARQNPGESRLNLLQRNVALFKSIVPPLVKYSPETILLIVSNPVDVLTYVAWKLSGFPANRVIGSGTNLDSSRFRFLIADHLDVNAQDVQAYIVGEHGDSSVALWSGISVGGVPVLSFLERQQIALEKETLEKIHKEVVQCAYEVIGLKGYTSWAIGYSVANLARTILRDQRRIHPVSVLAKGFYGIDGGDVFLSLPAQLSRSGVLGVTNVHLTDEETQQLKNSAKTILEVQCQLGI; encoded by the exons ATGCAGAAGAGTACTTCATCTTCATCATTTGGTCCTGGTGGTCTAGACCTAAGCCAAACTTTCTTCAAGTCAATTTCCAATACTGCCCCTCCATCGCCAACAAAGCGCCACACTAAAATCTCCGTCATCGGCGTCGGAAACGTCGGCATGGCCATTGCTCAAACTATTCTAACCCAAGACCTCGCCGACGAACTCGCACTCGTTGATGCTAAATCCGACAAGCTCCGAGGAGAAATGCTTGATCTTCAGCACGCTGCAGCTTTTTTACCCCGTACAAAAATCCAAGCGTCAATGGACTACTCCGTTACTTCCGGGTCGGATCTTTGTATTGTTACAGCGGGTGCCAGACAGAATCCGGGTGAGAGTAGGTTGAATTTGTTGCAGAGGAATGTGGCTCTGTTTAAGAGTATTGTTCCGCCGCTGGTGAAGTACTCGCCCGAGACTATACTTTTGATTGTTTCGAATCCGGTGGATGTGCTGACTTATGTTGCTTGGAAATTGTCTGGGTTTCCGGCGAATCGGGTTATTGGGTCGGGGACGAATTTGGATTCTTCTAGGTTTCGGTTTTTGATTGCTGATCATCTTGATGTTAATGCCCAGGATGTCCAA GCATACATTGTTGGGGAGCATGGTGACAGCTCTGTGGCACTATGGTCAGGCATTAGTGTGGGAGGAGTTCCAGTTCTTAGCTTTCTGGAGAGGCAACAAATTGCCTTAGAAAAGGAAACACTAGAAAAAATACACAAGGAAGTTGTGCAGTGTGCATATGAAGTAATTGGTCTGAAAGGTTACACATCATGGGCAATTGGCTACTCTGTTGCC AACTTGGCTCGAACAATCCTTCGCGATCAAAGAAGGATTCACCCTGTTTCTGTCCTCGCAAAGGGCTTCTATGGCATTGATGGTGGAGATGTGTTCTTGAGCTTGCCTGCACAGCTCAGTAGAAGTGGCGTTTTGGGCGTGACGAATGTACATCTTACTGATGAGGAAACTCAGCAACTTAAGAACTCTGCTAAGACCATCTTAGAAGTGCAATGCCAGTTGGGAATTTGA
- the LOC107803143 gene encoding NADH dehydrogenase [ubiquinone] 1 beta subcomplex subunit 8, mitochondrial, which yields MAGRLSNAAVRIMGGNGVVARSVVSSLRTRAGMGLPVGKHIVPDKPLGVNDELTWDNGTPFPEPCIDRIADTVGKYEALAWLSGGLSFFVGLGLLAVWNDKASTIPFTPKVYPYDNLRVELGGEP from the exons ATGGCCGGAAGATTGAGTAACGCAGCCGTTCGCATCATGGGCGGAAACGGCGTCGTAGCCCGCTCCGTCGTATCCTCTCTTCGAACCCGTGCCGGTATGGGGCTTCCCGTCGGCAAACACATTGTACCTGATAAGCCG CTTGGAGTGAATGATGAACTTACATGGGATAACGGAACTCCTTTTCCCGAGCCATGTATCGATCGTATAGCTGATACTGTTGGAAAG TATGAGGCTTTGGCTTGGTTGTCTGGTGGATTGAGTTTTTTCGTGGGGCTTGGGCTGTTAGCTGTTTGGAATGACAAAGCCTCCACAATCCCATTT ACACCAAAGGTCTATCCATATGACAACCTAAGAGTGGAGCTTGGTGGAGAACCTTGA